CCAACAACTGGATGATGAATGAGGTTTACGGAGAGAAGAACGACATTTCCGAGGATTCCACTTTAGTCAACTGCACGGTTCACGCTCCAGTGGTTATCGGTTCCGACTGTGTATTAAAAAACTGCACGATCGGCCCCTACGTTTCGGTCATGTCCGGAGCCCATTTGGAGGAATGCCATCTTGCGCACAGTATTCTGCTGCGGGATGTCACAATCAGCGGCACAGGCAAGGAAGTTCTTGCCGGCATTTTCGGTGATGAGGCTAGTATTATAGGCTCCTCCGCCAAAGGACCAATCGCCCCTAAGATCGGAGGAGATCAAGGATGAAGATTATTCCAAGAAGGCTGGAAGGCGTGTTTGAAATCCGGCTGTCTCCGTTTAGCGATCACCGAGGACTGTTTATGAGAACATACGACGAATCTATCTTCTCCGCTTACGATATTCATCGCCATTGGGTTCAAGAGAATCAATCGGTGACGATCCGCAAGGGAACGATCCGTGGATTGCATTTCCAATATCCCCCCAGTTCTGAGACCAAACTCGTAAGAGTCACTACCGGTGCCGTTCTTGACGTTTTTGTAGATCTGCGGAAAGACTCCCCGACCTTCGGAGAATGGGACAGTATTGAACTGTCCGAAGACAACCGGGCGATGATCTATATTCCGCGCGGCTTCGCTCACGGTTTCTGCACGCTGTGCGATCATTGCACCGTACAGTATAAAGTAGACCGGAAATTCTCTTCTGCAGAAGATGGCGGTATCCGCTGGAATGATCCATCAGTCGCTGTGAAGTGGCCTACGGAAACTCCGATTCTCTCTGAAAAAGACCAGAATCTGCCTACGCTGGATATGTTCATTTCGCAAAATAAAAGGATG
This region of Paenibacillus sp. URB8-2 genomic DNA includes:
- the rfbC gene encoding dTDP-4-dehydrorhamnose 3,5-epimerase; amino-acid sequence: MKIIPRRLEGVFEIRLSPFSDHRGLFMRTYDESIFSAYDIHRHWVQENQSVTIRKGTIRGLHFQYPPSSETKLVRVTTGAVLDVFVDLRKDSPTFGEWDSIELSEDNRAMIYIPRGFAHGFCTLCDHCTVQYKVDRKFSSAEDGGIRWNDPSVAVKWPTETPILSEKDQNLPTLDMFISQNKRMDSV